ACCAGTGATGCGTGGTTGGGGCGCACAGTCCAGTGGAATATCCGGATTGCGAACAGCGGTGGCGCGGAAAGGTGCGACACAACATATGGTAGTGCGATGGGGGTGGTGGGGGATATCTGCCAAGAAATCGCTTTGCACTCGCCGACAGATGTGAGATTGTGTGCGCATGGGAATAACACCTGTTGAGGCTAGGCTAGCAGGTGTTGGTGCGAGATGCACACCCTGCCCCTAGCAAAAGTCCCCGACCGGGAGGGTTGTGGCAGAAGGGCCTCGGATGAGGAGATGTCCATCACCATTATGGGTGGATGGTCGCACGGCCGGGATGGCAAGTCCGGATGAGATGTCCGAGGCGAACTGACGAAGACGAGATGTCTAAGCCAGTAAGACGAGGCAGCGGATGCTGCCTGTCTACAATCTTTCAAATCTAGTCAAACGCTTCGGGGCGCATGTCATTCACGTGCTCTGAATGTCCAGAATAAGGAACTCCGATATGGAGCATGTTCACCATTACGCTGTCGTTGACATCGACACCCTCATACCCTCCCCGCGCAATGCGCGTACGCATGACCAGAGGCAAATCCAGCAGATCGTCGATAGCATTCAGGCCTTCGGTTTTACCAATCCGCTACTGATCGATGAAGCCGGTGGCATCATCGCTGGACACGGTCGACTGGAGGCCGCCAAAAAGCTGGGGCTGGCGGAGTTGCCAGCGATCAGAGTTGCCCATCTCAGCGATCCCGAGAAACGCGCCTTGATGCTGGCGGACAATAAGATCGCGCTCAATGCCGGTTGGAACATGGAGCTGTTGGCCTCGGAACTGGCAGACCTCTCGGAGATGGACCTAGCCTTCGACTTGGAAATCACCGGCTTTGAAGTTCCGGAAATCGATCTGATCATCGAGGGTGCGAATGATGAGACGCCGCCAGAGGAAGTTGCGCCTGAACCCGACGCCGCAGCCCCATCCATCTGCCAGCACGGGGATCTGTGGCTGCTCGGGCAACATCGCGTCCTATGCGGCGATGCGCGCAATGGGGATGACTATGACAGATTGATGGGTAGGGCACAGGCGCATGTCGGTTTTACCGACCCACCTTACAATGTCCCGATCTCGGGCCATGTATGTGGCAGTGGCAAGGTCCAGCATCGTGAGTTCGTGGAAGCGTCAGGCGAAATGAGCGAAGACGCCTTTGAAACCTTTCTAAGAGACACACTCACATATTGCGCCGTTCACAGCCAGGAGGGGGCTGTCTGGTTTGCCTGCATGGATTGGCGTCATATTGGCGAGATCAGATCAGCCGGATTGTCAGCTTTTGATGACTGGCTGAACATGTGTGTCTGGGCCAAGACCAATGGGGGCATGGGATCCCTCTATCGGTCGCAGCACGAGTTGGTCTTCGTCTTTCGAAAAGGCAGGGCGTCTCATCGCAACAATGTGCAGTTGGGCCGGTTCGGTCGCAATCGCACCAATCTCTGGACCTATGCCGGTGTGAACACCTTCCGAAATGGCCGGATGGAGGAGCTACAGGCGCATCCGACGGCAAAGCCCGTGGAGATGGTGAAAGACGCCATCCTTGATGTCTCCAAACGCGGTGAGATTGTGTTGGACCCCTTCCTGGGATCCGGCTCCACTCTCATTGCGGCAGAGCGATGCGGACGCATCGCCTATGGGCTCGAGATTGATCCAGCTTATGTGGATGTGATCCTACGCCGCTGGCGTGATGAGACTGGGCAGCAGCCGCTTCGCGCGACTGACAAGGCCACGCTCTATTCGCTCGAACAGTCGAATGACGCGGAGGTGGCCCAATGAGTAAGGATCGCGACGATTACGAGATCGGCTACGGTAAGCCCCCCAAATCCACCCGTTTCAAGAAAGGGCAATCCGGCAATGCGAAGGGGCGCCCCAAGGGAAGCCGGAACTTCGCCACTGACCTCGATGAGGTTCTGAAGGCGAAGATGACGGTGAATGAGAACGGGAAGCCCAGAAAGGTCTCGGCACAGCAGGCGGCTCTAATGCGCCTGCGTGAGAAAGCCCTGAATGGAGAGATCCGTGCTCTGGATCGGTTGCTGTCGATGGCGGACGAACGATCTG
The Aliiroseovarius pelagivivens DNA segment above includes these coding regions:
- a CDS encoding DUF5681 domain-containing protein: MSKDRDDYEIGYGKPPKSTRFKKGQSGNAKGRPKGSRNFATDLDEVLKAKMTVNENGKPRKVSAQQAALMRLREKALNGEIRALDRLLSMADERSADKEAQNKERHLSSDEVDILERFVNVHAVASSAEGQSDGE
- a CDS encoding site-specific DNA-methyltransferase; amino-acid sequence: MEHVHHYAVVDIDTLIPSPRNARTHDQRQIQQIVDSIQAFGFTNPLLIDEAGGIIAGHGRLEAAKKLGLAELPAIRVAHLSDPEKRALMLADNKIALNAGWNMELLASELADLSEMDLAFDLEITGFEVPEIDLIIEGANDETPPEEVAPEPDAAAPSICQHGDLWLLGQHRVLCGDARNGDDYDRLMGRAQAHVGFTDPPYNVPISGHVCGSGKVQHREFVEASGEMSEDAFETFLRDTLTYCAVHSQEGAVWFACMDWRHIGEIRSAGLSAFDDWLNMCVWAKTNGGMGSLYRSQHELVFVFRKGRASHRNNVQLGRFGRNRTNLWTYAGVNTFRNGRMEELQAHPTAKPVEMVKDAILDVSKRGEIVLDPFLGSGSTLIAAERCGRIAYGLEIDPAYVDVILRRWRDETGQQPLRATDKATLYSLEQSNDAEVAQ